The Streptomyces sp. NBC_00576 genome contains the following window.
GAACTCGCGCTTGGTGATGCCGCCGACGAGCAGCTCGGCCAGCTCGGCGGCGGGCAGGTTCTCGAAGGCGGCCCGGAGATGGTCGGTTGCCAGGGGCCCGTATTCCTTCTCGTCGAAGACGCGGTCGAGTACGAGGGTGCGGGCCGCCGGGATCGCCAGGGCCTCGGTGAGCAGGTCGCCGAAGAGGTGGACGGCGACGCTCCGGTCGCGCAGGACGTCGGCGAAGCCGTCGTGCTCGGCGCGCGCACGGCGCACCCACAGGACGTCGTCGAAGAGGAGGGCGTCCTTGTTGCTGGGGGTGAGCCTTTTGAGCTCTAGATCCGGCCGGTGCAGGATGACGCGGCGCAGCCGCCCGGCCTCGGAGTCGACATGGAATCCCATACCTCCATCCTGACCACTCCGCACCCTGTTCACCCGCTGGTCGGCGGTATATGTGCGATAAGCCTCTCCACCCCGCCCCCTCCATCTCGTCCTCTTGACGATAAGTGGCTTCCCCGGATATCGTCTACATGACGATTAGTGGTGCGGGAGTGCCTGCGGACAGACGCTCCCGCACCGGACGAGGGATGGACGACAGGCACATGGCCGACATCACCCGGCGCCTCGGCTGGCGCCATCTGCGTGGCACACCCACGGCCCACATCCGCCACCACCGCTCCGGCCGACTGGCGCACGACGGCCCCGGGCTCAGCTTCTGGTTCCGCGCCCTGACCGCCACCCTCTCCGAAGTCCCGGTCGACGACCGGGAGTTGGCGATGACCTTCCACGCCCGTACGTCCGACTTCCAAGACGTGACGGTCCAGGGAGCCGTCACCTACCGCATCAGCGACCCCGCCCTGGCCGCCGCCCGCCTCGACTTCTCCGTCGACCCGGACACCGGCGTCTGGCGGAGCGCGCCCCTGGAGCAGCTGGCGACGCTGCTGACGGAGACGGCCCAGCAGCACGCCCTGGACGTCCTGGCCCGTACGGCACTGTCGTCCGCGCTGGTCGACGGGGTGGCGTCGGTGCGGGAACGGGTCGCGGCAGGGCTGGCCGCCGAGCCACGCCTGCCGGCCACGGGCATCGAGGTCGTGGCCGTACGGGTGGTGGCACTGCGGCCGGAGCCCGAGGTGGAGCGAGCGTTGCGGACTCCTGCCCGCGAACAGATCCAGCAGGAGGCCGACCGGGCGACGTACGAACGCCGTGCGGTGGCCGTCGAACGCGAGCGGACCATCGCCGAGAACGAGCTGGCCAGCCAGATCGAACTCGCCCGCAGGGAAGAGCAGTTGGTCGACCAGCGGGGTACGAACGCCCGCCGGGAAGCCGAGGAGTACGCGGCGGCCGACGCGGTCCGGGCGGACGCGGAGGCAGCGCGAGTGGTGCGGCTGGCGGAGGCGGAGGCCGCGAGCGTGCGCGGGGTGGGTGAAGCGCGGGCCCAGGCCCAGACGGCGTGGCTGCGCGCCCACGCCGACGCGGATGTGGCGATGCTGCACGCCCTGACAGGCACCCGGCTCGCCGAGAACCTGCCCCGGATCGACAGCCTGACGGTGTCACCGGACGTACTGACTGGCCTGCTCGCCAGGCTGGGAGGAGCACAGGAATGAGCCTCGCTCCGCGGGCCGTCCTGGTCCACCGCACCACGGAGTACGAGGAGTTGGTGGCCCGGCACGGCACGCACGGCCAGGCCGCCTTCTTTCTGCGCTCCCGGGGAGGGGACATCGAGGAGGTCACCGAACGCCACCGCCGCACCCGTCGGTCCATGGCGGAGGTGACGGCGGCAGTCCCTCTGACCTGGCGTCAGACCCGGGTCGAGCGGGCCGACTTGGACCGTTTCCTCTTCGCGCCCGAGGACGTGGTCGTCGTGGTCGGGCAGGACGGGCTGGTGGCGAATGTCGCCAAGTACCTCACGGGCCAGCCGGTACTGGGCGTCGACACCGATCCCGGGCGCAATCCCGGCGTGCTGGTGCGGCACCGGCCGGGGGACGTGGCGGGACTGCTGCCCGCGGTGCTCGCGCGGGGCACCGGCGTCGACGAACTCACCATGGTCGAGGCGGTCGCCGACGACACGCAGCGGCTGGTCGCCCTCAACGAGATCTACCTGGGGGCACCCGGCCACCAGACGGTCCGGTACCGCCTGGGCCTCGACGACGACAGGGGTGCCGTCGAGGCCCAGGCCTCGTCCGGGGTGCTGGTGGGGACGGGGACCGGCGCGAGCGGTTGGTTGCGCTCGGTGTGGCAGGAACGGGGCGGTGCCCTGTCCCTGCCCCGGCCCACCGACGACCGCCTGCTGTGGTTCGTACGGGAGGCGTGGCCCTCGCCGGTCACCGGAACGTCGTTGGTGGCGGGCGAGCTGGCGGTGGGGTCGGGGCTTCGGCTCACGGTGGAGTCGGAGCGGTTGGTGGCGTTCGGGGACGGAATGGAGGGGGATGCAGTGCAGTTGACGTGGGGGCAGACAGTCCGGGTGGGGGTGTGCGGGGAGCGACTGCGGCTGGTGGGTTGACGCCCCTCCAGCCCGTCCGGCGTTTGAGGACGAGGCCGTTCAGGCCGACATCCCGTTCCTGGGGGCGGCAGCCCCCAGGAACGGGATGGGACAGGTAGGGGCGGCGGGGGCGAAAACCCCCTACAGCCGCGGATCCACCGGCTCGGACTCCAGCGCCAGCACCCCGAACACCGCCTCATGCACCCGCCACAACGGCTCCCCCTCCGCCAACCGGTCCAGCGCCTCCAGCCCCAGCGCGTACTCCCTGATCGCCAGCGACCGCTTGTGATTCAGGAACCGCCCCCGCAACCGCGCCAGGTTCTCCGGCCGCGTGTACTCCGGACCGTAGATGATCCGCAGATACTCACGCCCCCGGCACTTGATCCCGGGCTGCACCAGCCGCCCCTTCTCGTCGCGCACCACCCCTCCCAGCGGTTTCACGACCATGCCCTCACCACCCTGCCCGGTCATCTCCAGCCACCAGTCGACGCCGGCCCGCACCGACTCCGCGTCCCCTGTCTCCACGTACAGCCGACGCGTCGTCTGCAGCAGGCCCGTACCGTCGTGCTCCACCAGCCGGTCCAGCAACGCCAGTTGCTCGTCGTGGGGCAGCCCGGCCAGGCTGCGCCCCTCCGTCGCGAGGACCTGGAAGGGCGCCAGGCGGACCCCGTCCAGTCCCTCCGTCGGCCAGCAGTAGCGCCGATAGGCCGCCGTGAACGCCGAGGCGTCCGACGCCCGTTCACGCTGGCGCGTCAGCAGGTCCCGTACGTCGATGCCGCGCGCAGCGGCACCCTCAAGTGCGGCCAGCGACCCCGGGAACACCGCCCCGGAGGCGGCGCCGACCGCCGCGTACTGCGAGCGCAGCAGCCCGGACGCCTTCAGCGACCACGGCATCAACTCGGCGTCCAGCAGCAGCCAGTCGGTGCCGAGCTCCTCCCACAGGCCGGCCCCGTCCGCCGCCGCCCGCACCCGGCCGAGGATCTCCTCGGTCACCGTCGGGTCGTCGACGAACGGCCGCCCGGTGCGCGTGTACAGCGCCCCCGTCGGACCGTCACCGGCGCCGATACCTCCCGCACCGTTCACACCGAACCGCTTGCGAGCCACCTCCGCGTCGCGGCACACCAGGACCACCGCCCGCGAACCCATGTGCTTCTCCTCGCACACGACCCGCTGAACCCCGTCCGCCCGATACTGCTCGAACGCCTCCGCCGGGTGCTCCAGAAAGCCTCCATCAGCGGCTCCGCCGCGGGCCTCCACATGAGACGTGGCGGTCGGGGCCATCGTCGGCGGCAGGTACGGCAGCAGACGCGGGTCCACCGCGAAACGGCTCATGACCTCCAGGGCCGCCGCCGCGTTCTCCTCCCGGACGGTGATCCGGCCCGCGTGGCGTGTCTCCACCACCCGGCGGCCATGGACGTCCGCCAGGTCCAGCGGCCGGCCGTCGTGCCCGCCCGGCGCCTCCGACCGCAGCGGCCTGACCGGCTCGTACCAGACCTGCTCCGCCGGTACGTCGACCAGTTCCCGCTCCGGCCAGCGCAGCGCGGTCAGCTTGCCGCCGAAGACGGCACCCGTGTCGAGGCAGATGGTGTTGTTCAGCCAGCTGGCCTCCGGAACGGGGGTGTGGCCGTACACCACGGCCGCCCGGCCCCGGTAGTCCTCCGCCCACGGGTAGCGCACCGGCAGGCCGAACTCGTCGGTCTCCCCGGTCGTCTCGCCGTACAGCGCGTGCGAGCGCACCCGGCCCGACGTACGGCCGTGGTACTTCTCGGGCAGACCGGCGTGGCAGACCACCAGCCGTCCGCCGTCGAGGACGTAGTGACCGACGAGACCGTCGATGAACTCCCGTACCTGGGCCCGGAATTCGTCGCTCTCTTTCGTCATCTGCTCGATGGTCTCGGCGAGCCCGTGGGTGTGCTGGACCTTGCGGCCCTTGAGGTGACGGCCGTACTTGTTCTCGTGGTTGCCGGGCACGCACAGCGCGTTGCCCGAGCCGACCATGGACATCACGCGACGCAGCACGCCCGGGCTGTCCGGGCCGCGGTCGACGAGGTCGCCCACGAAGACCGCGGTACGGCCGCTCGGGTGCACTCCGTCCTCGTAGCCCAACTTGCCGAGCAGCGACTCCAGTTCGGCGGCGCAACCGTGGATGTCTCCGATGATGTCGAAGGGGCCGGTGAGGTGGGTCAGGTCGTTGTAGCGCTTCTCGGTGCGGACCTCGGCACTCTCGATCTCCTCCACACCGCGCAGGACGTGCACCTTCCGGAACCCCTCGCGCTCCAAGTGGCGCAGGGAGCGGCGCAGTTCGCGGATGTGGCGGTGGATGACCCGGCGCGGCATGTCGGCCCGGTCTGTGCGCGATGCGTTGCGTTCGGCGCACACGTCGTCGGGCACGTCGAGGACGATGGCGATGGGCAGCACGTCGTACTGCCGCGCCAGCTCGATCAGCTGCTTCCGGCTGCTCTCCTGGACGTTGGTCGCGTCGACGACCGTACGGCGGCCCGCAGCGAGTCGCTTGCCGGCGATGTAGTGCAGGACGTCGAAGGCGTCCCCGCTGGCGCTCTGGTCGTTCTCATCGTCGGCGACGAGACCTCGGCAGAAGTCCGAGGAGATGATCTCGGTCGGCTTGAAGTGCCGCCGGGCGAACGTGGACTTGCCCGAACCGGACGCCCCGATCAGAACGACGAGGGAGAGGTCGGTGACGGGCAGCACGCGCCCCTTGTTCTCGACACTTACGACGTTCTCGACGCTGCTCATGCGGCCTTCGCCTCCTTCTCTTCCTTCATGACGTTCTTGGACTTGGTCTCGGACTCGCGCTCGGTCTCGGACTCGGTCTCGGTCTCGGACTTCATCGTGAACACGGCCATCTGCGTGGGCGGACCCACTTCCGGGTCGTCCGGCCCGACAGGCACGAACTCCGCCTCGTAGCCGTGCCGTTCGGCCACCGCGCCCGCCCAGGTGCGGAACTCCTCCCGCGTCCACTCGAAGCGGTGGTCGCGGTGGCGGCTGTCCCCGGCCGGGAGGGATTCCCAGCGGACGTTGTACTCGACGTTCGGCGTCGTCACGAGCACCGTACGGGGACGCGCCGCGCCGAACACCGCGTACTCCAGGGCCGGCAGGCGGGGCAGGTCGAGGTGTTCGACGACCTCGCACAGCACGGCGGCGTCGTACCCCTTGAGCCGCTTGTCGGTGTAGGCGAGCGAACCCTGGAGCAGCTTGACGCGCGACGCCTGACGCTCGCCCATCCGGTCCAGCTTCAGCCGCCGCGAGGCGATGGTGAGCGCGCGCATCGACACGTCCACGCCGACGATCTCGGTGAACGCCGGGTCCCTGAGCAGCGCTTGCACCAACTGGCCCTGTCCGCATCCGAGATCGAGCACCCGGGCGGTCCCGGACGCCTTCAGCGCGGCGATGATCGCGTCCCGGCGCTGTACGCCGAGCGGAGTCGGCTTCTCCTCGGCCTCGGTCTCGTCCTCGACCGCGTTGTCGATCTCCTCGACGTCGCTGTCGTCGGTTTCGGCCAGCCGGACCAGTTCCAGGCGTTCCATCGCCTGCTGGGTCAGCGACCAACGGCGGGACAGATAGCGGCTGGTGATCAACTTCTGCTCCGGGTGCGCGGGCAGCCAGCCCTCGCCGGCCCGCAGGAGTTTGTCGACCTCGTCGGGCGCCACCCAGTAGTGCTTGGCGTCGTCGAGGACCGGCAGCAGGACGTACAGGTGACGCAGCGCCTCGGCAAGGGTCAGCGTCTCGGATTCGAGATGCAGACGCACGTACCGGGAGTCGCCCCAGTCCGGGAACTCCGTGTCCAGCGCGACCGGTTCGGCCGTCACCGTCCAGCCGAGCGGCTCGAAGAGGTTCCGTACGAGATCGGCGCCGCCCCGGGCCGGGAGCGCGGGCACCTCGATGCTCAACGGCCGTGCCTCGCCGGGGAGTTCGGGCTTCGCCCGGCACTGACCCTTCATGGCGCTGCTGAACACGGCGCTGAGCGCGACCGCGAGCAGCGAAGAGGCCGCGTACGGGCGGTCGTTGACGTACTGCGCGAGTGCCGCGTCGGGTGCGCCACCGCGTCCCTTGCCCTTGCCGCGCCGGACCAGTGCCACGGCGTCGACCTCCAGCAGCAGCGCGGCCGTGCAGCGCTCGGCGGACGCCTCGGGGTAGAGGACGTGCGCGGTGCCGTAGGACGTGGAAAACGTCTGCGCGTTGTCGGGATGCTTGTGCAGCAGGTAGCCGAGGTCGGTCGCGGGACGTTCCGGGGTGCCGGTGGTGCTGATCGTCAGGAACACGGTGGGTAGGCCTTTATCAAGGGTTCGAACTGGGGATTCTTGCTGTCGTCAACGTACAGCGAACGCTCCCGGCGCACTCAGGCATTTTCCCCCGCGACGACTTCACAGGCCGTCCGGGAGCCGGCGCCCGGATCCGCCGCCCAAGCGGAGCCCGTTCCCTCGCTTTCCGCAGGTCGGGGCCAGGATCCGGAGCGATGTGGCATGATCCGCTGCCATGTCGTCGCTGCCCGCGTGGTCGTCAAGAACCGCTCTCCGTCCGCTGGTTGTGCTCCTCGCGCTACTCGTGGCGGCGGGCTCCACCGTGGCCGAGGCCGTGCCGGCGCCCGGTAGTCGGGCGGGGGCCGCCACCGAGGCCGCGACGCCCGACCACCGCCGCTACGACGTGGCCCTGCGCGGCGACACCGACGGCTCCCACTGGACGGGCCGGCAACGGGTGTCGTTCCGCAACGCCTCCGCCCGGCCGCTGCGTGAGGTGTATGTCCGTCTGTGGGGCAATGGCGACGACGGGTGCGGCACGCCCGGCAAACCGTCCCCCATCAGGGTGTCCAAGGTGCGCGGTGGCACTCCGGGCCGCCTCACCGTGGGCTGCACTGCGCTGCGCATCGCCCTGCCGAAGCCGCTCACCCGCGGCGAGCGGACGGCCGTCGCCTTCGACGTGTCCATCACCGTGCCTGATCGAAACAGTCGCTTCGGCCGCGAGGGCGCGTTCCGCTTCCTCGGCAATGCGCTGCCGGTCCTGGCCGTGCACGACGCGTTGGGCTGGCACCTCGACCCGTATGTGTCGACCGGCGAGAGCTTCTACGCGCTGGCAAGCGACTTCCGGGTACGCCTCGACCACCCGACGGCTCTCAAGGTCCCGGCGACGGGCCGCACTTGGACCCGGCACGGCAGGCCCGGGCGCACGGTCACCCACAGTGTCGCCCACCGGGTACGGGACTTCGCGTGGGCGGCGGGCCCGTTCCGCACCGCGACCGAGACGTCGCCCGGGGGCGTACGCGTGAAGTCGTACTGGTCGCCGGACACGCCCCTCGCGGGCGTCCGCCTCACCCGCCAGGACGGCGTCGCCGCCGTCGACCGGTTCGGCAAGGAGTTCGGCCGTTATCCGTACGGCGAGATCGACCTCGTGATGACCAGCGGCTTCGGCGGTGGCATGGAGTATCCCGGCCTGGTCGTTCTCGGCACCACCGAGGAAGGCGGCGCCGTCGTCCACGAGGTGGCCCACCAGTGGTGGTACGGCATCGTGGGCAACGACGAGTACAACTCGCCCTGGCTGGACGAGAGTTTCGCCCAGTACGCCAACGCGCGCTTCTACGGCTGGGACACCCGCGGCTGCTGGTCGGAGGACGACTGGCCGAGCGACCGCGCCGCCCTCACCAACTCGATGGCCTACTGGTCCACGCACCGTGGCGAGTACCACCTCGTGTACACGGCCGGCCCCTGCGCCCTGGCCGATCTGGAGCGCACTCTCGGGGCCGGCACCATGGCGCGCCTCCTCAGGCAGTACGCCCGCGACCACTGGTACGGCGTCTCCACCACCGCCGACTTCAAGAAGGCCGCCCAGTCCATGACGGGCAGGGACCTGGGCCCCTTCTGGAAGCAACACCGCATCCGGTGAGCCCACCGCGCCGACCGCACCACTCCCCCTCGTCCCCGGGCTCCCTCTAGCCCGTTGCCGCCAACAGCCGCCTCGTGAACGGGTGCGAAGGCGCGGTCAACACCCGCGCCACCGGCCCCTGTTCGACCACCTCCCCCGCATCGAGTACGGCGATCCGGTCGGCCAGTGCCGCGGTGTCCAGGTCGTGCGTGATGAGTACGACGGACAGATCGTCGCGCTCGCGCCGGAGCCCGGCGAGGACGTCAAGGAGGCCGCGCCGGGTGACCGTGTCCAGGCCCGAGGTGATCTCGTCACAGATGAGGACGCGGGGCCTGGCCAGCAACGCCCGGGCAAGCGCGGCACGTTGGAGTTCGCCGCCGGAGAGCCGGCCGGGGAGGCGGTGGGCCTGCTCCTTGGTGAGGCCCAGTTCCGCGAGGACGGCGAGGGCCTCCGCCTCGGCGGCCAGGGCTTCGGCGCCGCGCAGTCGTACGGCCGTACGCGCGACCTGGTCGACGACGGGCCGGTACTCGTCGAACGCGGCTCGCGCGTCCTGGAACACGTACTGCACGGCGGCCAGTTGACCTTGGTCGCGGTCGCGCAGGCTGCGCGGAAGGGTGCCGCAGTCGAGGGTCACCCGACCGTCGTGATCCCGGTGGAGTCCGGCCAGACAGCGGGCGAGGGTGGTCTTGCCGCTGCCCGAACGGCCGACGACGGCGAGGCATTCACCCGCGTGCAGGGCGAGTTCGGGGACGCGAAGGACCTGGGTGCGGTGGTGGCGGGCGGTGAGGTCCCGGACGTGAAGGACGGCGGCGCCGGCCCGGTCGACGGTGTCACCGTCACTGGTGCTCCCGCCGGTGAACTGCGTCTGCTGGGCCAGGAGTTCACGGGTCCACTCATGTCGGGGCGCGAACCACACGCGCTCCGTCGGGCCCGATTCGACGACCCGGCCCTCACGCATCACCAGCACCTCGTCGGCCAGCGCGCGGACGACGGCGAGGTCGTGACTGAGCAGGACCACGGCGATGCCCTGTGCGACGACGGCCGTCAGCTCGTCGACGATGCGGCTCTTCGTCAACGCGTCCTGGCCCGTGGTCGGTTCGTCCGCGACGACGACCCGGGCGCCCAGCAGCAGCGCCTGGGCCAGCACCACCCGTTGTTGCTGGCCGCCGGAGAGTTGATGGGGGTAGCGGCTCAACAAACTTGCGCCCACCGGCAGTTGGGCATCCGCCAGGGCGCGCAGCACGCGAGTGCGAGCCTCCGTTTGGCGGGTCGCCCGGGGCAGGTCCCGTACCTGTTCGCGGGCGATGTCGACGAGGAGGGCACCCACCCGGCGGGCGGGGTTGAGGACGGCGGCGGGATGCTGGGGGACGTATCCGACCGGCCCGCCGCCGGACACTCGTACCTCGCCCGACACCCGGGCGCCGGGCGGGTGTTCGCCG
Protein-coding sequences here:
- a CDS encoding SPFH domain-containing protein, yielding MADITRRLGWRHLRGTPTAHIRHHRSGRLAHDGPGLSFWFRALTATLSEVPVDDRELAMTFHARTSDFQDVTVQGAVTYRISDPALAAARLDFSVDPDTGVWRSAPLEQLATLLTETAQQHALDVLARTALSSALVDGVASVRERVAAGLAAEPRLPATGIEVVAVRVVALRPEPEVERALRTPAREQIQQEADRATYERRAVAVERERTIAENELASQIELARREEQLVDQRGTNARREAEEYAAADAVRADAEAARVVRLAEAEAASVRGVGEARAQAQTAWLRAHADADVAMLHALTGTRLAENLPRIDSLTVSPDVLTGLLARLGGAQE
- a CDS encoding polynucleotide kinase-phosphatase, with amino-acid sequence MSSVENVVSVENKGRVLPVTDLSLVVLIGASGSGKSTFARRHFKPTEIISSDFCRGLVADDENDQSASGDAFDVLHYIAGKRLAAGRRTVVDATNVQESSRKQLIELARQYDVLPIAIVLDVPDDVCAERNASRTDRADMPRRVIHRHIRELRRSLRHLEREGFRKVHVLRGVEEIESAEVRTEKRYNDLTHLTGPFDIIGDIHGCAAELESLLGKLGYEDGVHPSGRTAVFVGDLVDRGPDSPGVLRRVMSMVGSGNALCVPGNHENKYGRHLKGRKVQHTHGLAETIEQMTKESDEFRAQVREFIDGLVGHYVLDGGRLVVCHAGLPEKYHGRTSGRVRSHALYGETTGETDEFGLPVRYPWAEDYRGRAAVVYGHTPVPEASWLNNTICLDTGAVFGGKLTALRWPERELVDVPAEQVWYEPVRPLRSEAPGGHDGRPLDLADVHGRRVVETRHAGRITVREENAAAALEVMSRFAVDPRLLPYLPPTMAPTATSHVEARGGAADGGFLEHPAEAFEQYRADGVQRVVCEEKHMGSRAVVLVCRDAEVARKRFGVNGAGGIGAGDGPTGALYTRTGRPFVDDPTVTEEILGRVRAAADGAGLWEELGTDWLLLDAELMPWSLKASGLLRSQYAAVGAASGAVFPGSLAALEGAAARGIDVRDLLTRQRERASDASAFTAAYRRYCWPTEGLDGVRLAPFQVLATEGRSLAGLPHDEQLALLDRLVEHDGTGLLQTTRRLYVETGDAESVRAGVDWWLEMTGQGGEGMVVKPLGGVVRDEKGRLVQPGIKCRGREYLRIIYGPEYTRPENLARLRGRFLNHKRSLAIREYALGLEALDRLAEGEPLWRVHEAVFGVLALESEPVDPRL
- a CDS encoding 3' terminal RNA ribose 2'-O-methyltransferase Hen1 encodes the protein MFLTISTTGTPERPATDLGYLLHKHPDNAQTFSTSYGTAHVLYPEASAERCTAALLLEVDAVALVRRGKGKGRGGAPDAALAQYVNDRPYAASSLLAVALSAVFSSAMKGQCRAKPELPGEARPLSIEVPALPARGGADLVRNLFEPLGWTVTAEPVALDTEFPDWGDSRYVRLHLESETLTLAEALRHLYVLLPVLDDAKHYWVAPDEVDKLLRAGEGWLPAHPEQKLITSRYLSRRWSLTQQAMERLELVRLAETDDSDVEEIDNAVEDETEAEEKPTPLGVQRRDAIIAALKASGTARVLDLGCGQGQLVQALLRDPAFTEIVGVDVSMRALTIASRRLKLDRMGERQASRVKLLQGSLAYTDKRLKGYDAAVLCEVVEHLDLPRLPALEYAVFGAARPRTVLVTTPNVEYNVRWESLPAGDSRHRDHRFEWTREEFRTWAGAVAERHGYEAEFVPVGPDDPEVGPPTQMAVFTMKSETETESETERESETKSKNVMKEEKEAKAA
- a CDS encoding M1 family metallopeptidase, encoding MSSLPAWSSRTALRPLVVLLALLVAAGSTVAEAVPAPGSRAGAATEAATPDHRRYDVALRGDTDGSHWTGRQRVSFRNASARPLREVYVRLWGNGDDGCGTPGKPSPIRVSKVRGGTPGRLTVGCTALRIALPKPLTRGERTAVAFDVSITVPDRNSRFGREGAFRFLGNALPVLAVHDALGWHLDPYVSTGESFYALASDFRVRLDHPTALKVPATGRTWTRHGRPGRTVTHSVAHRVRDFAWAAGPFRTATETSPGGVRVKSYWSPDTPLAGVRLTRQDGVAAVDRFGKEFGRYPYGEIDLVMTSGFGGGMEYPGLVVLGTTEEGGAVVHEVAHQWWYGIVGNDEYNSPWLDESFAQYANARFYGWDTRGCWSEDDWPSDRAALTNSMAYWSTHRGEYHLVYTAGPCALADLERTLGAGTMARLLRQYARDHWYGVSTTADFKKAAQSMTGRDLGPFWKQHRIR
- a CDS encoding ABC transporter ATP-binding protein translates to MNAPVGAAHSAHLDAPVAEIENLRVEIDGRAIVDGVSFRVLPGRVTALVGASGSGKTTTGLALLGEHPPGARVSGEVRVSGGGPVGYVPQHPAAVLNPARRVGALLVDIAREQVRDLPRATRQTEARTRVLRALADAQLPVGASLLSRYPHQLSGGQQQRVVLAQALLLGARVVVADEPTTGQDALTKSRIVDELTAVVAQGIAVVLLSHDLAVVRALADEVLVMREGRVVESGPTERVWFAPRHEWTRELLAQQTQFTGGSTSDGDTVDRAGAAVLHVRDLTARHHRTQVLRVPELALHAGECLAVVGRSGSGKTTLARCLAGLHRDHDGRVTLDCGTLPRSLRDRDQGQLAAVQYVFQDARAAFDEYRPVVDQVARTAVRLRGAEALAAEAEALAVLAELGLTKEQAHRLPGRLSGGELQRAALARALLARPRVLICDEITSGLDTVTRRGLLDVLAGLRRERDDLSVVLITHDLDTAALADRIAVLDAGEVVEQGPVARVLTAPSHPFTRRLLAATG